The DNA segment ACACAGTTTCGAAAAGTGCCTCCTTTTTTGGTAAAAAGGTAACATCCGTGCATGAATTAGTGAAAAAAGGAAGATTATTAAGTGaatacaacataaaaatatttctggACAAAGTTAtcgtttttcacattttaaagtttaaataatgaaataccACAGTTACACTACTTTCGATAGTCGCATGAGATACTACAGTGCCATGACATCAGTGTGATTGATATGTGGAAGGAAGTGACCCAGCATGGGAAACCATAAAGAGGATAATTTTATGCTgagcagaaaatgaaataacCACAGAAAGATAATGAAACAGCAGAAATGTAAGATTCTGTTTCTAAACAATAAGAATATATTGATGTGCATACATATTAGACCTTATGATGTCTAGAAAGGGAAGCAGAGATCTGAAATATGaatgtgaataataataaaaagaatatatataaaaaagtatttatagCTAGAAACATGTACAGTGTGACAGAATCCATAAATGTTGTTCTCATTCTCAGTAAAGTCTTAAAGAAAATGTGAAGCCATTGAAAAAACTGAGATCATACTTATGATTCACAATATCAAATCATTACTCAGAAAAAGCCCCACAATTTCCACATACAATTTGACTAGAACATtccaagaaagaaagaaaacatttttatatctgAGTTTTAATACTTTAATACCATTTCTGACCGCACCTGAAAAATATTTCACAACaagctctgtttttaaaaacctttaagTGAATTTTAATAGATATACATGAAATGTATCTCACGATTATTatcaaaaaatgtatatctGTTTTAATTCACTTTTTCTGAAATGCGACACAAGGTTTTCAGTTGGGATAGCGACTTGTGCCCAGTATgtaaccttttattttttactaaaccTTGACATTACCAAACAATACAGCTAAGCAGACTCTGATTTCAATATGACTTGCATATCAATTCTAAATTTAATGAACAAACAAGCAACTCACATGTCTTTCACAGCAGAACGTGGAAGTCGTGGACTTTTCCCTTCAAGTGGCACCAAGGGGCCCATCTGTGTGACGCAGTTAGCATTCTGGTCTTCAGGTTTGCACTTCACCCATGTATATCTGCCTTTGGTTGGTGCTCCTGAGCTCACTGATAATACAAAGTAATTGATGAGCACTCCGTGTTTTTAactaaaatatgatttaatataaaGGCTCGCACAATCTTGACCCCAACAAACGGAAATAGGCGAAATatattaaacaacattttgaTTGCATGTTTCAATTAAGAATAGTGATTGTGAAAAGTGAACAAGTATGGATACAGATGATAAAATCAGACCAAAATAGCCTATATAAAAACGACTGTTTGTATTATAAAAGACAACAATGAAACATGTCATGATGattgaattgaatgaaatgTCATTAAGACTGTTTTTCCATAAACGTTTTCTGGTCTAGGTGGTGCTTTCGCAAAAGCTATGCAGGAAGATAACGGTATTGACGTCGCCGTCTGAGTCATGGTTTGAGTTTACTAAAAAGCTGTATGTAGTAACTTTACCAACCCAACAATTTGACAGTTGACTATCGATTGACAAACTAGTTGTCTATTTTTAATGTGTTAGCCATTCAAAGTTTGTTAGAGCTGGAAAGACGCACTTTCTAAAGCTCTGTGAAAAAACAATTGCGATGGAGTTTTTAACGTATAGTTCTGTAAAGTGGCGTTTTATTATCGCAAATATCAACCCATCCtttgaagtaaaaaaaacgCTGAAAAATTAACTCACCGAATCCACTGTGCCCAAACAGGCATATTATCGCCAGTGCCAAAGTTATTCTGCGGTAAAATTGCATCCTATTTTCCCTGtgaagaagatgaaaagaaaatgtcTCAGCGAACTTCAGACAAGAACTTTGTAGAAAAATATGTGAAAGACCCTGCCCCTGTGTGCGTCATTGTTTCCTGAAATCTGCCTACATCGTTTCGGTTTGGCGGTTCTCTCAAGCAAGCGATGTCAAAAGATGGGGGAAACACATGAGCCGATTTTTAACAAGTCTTTACTGGTGCCTTTCTGTACGGGTACTATGACATCacgtaacaaaaacaaaacgagTTTAAcggactttttaaaaataaacactaaCAATGGCAGAGCAaattaaacaaaactgaaacaagAGAGCTTAAATGAAAGACTTTTAAGACATACTgtatttgttacaaatatgataaaagaacatttaatgttaatattatatactagtagtaggcctatacagtattttagtaaaaaaatatttttgtgacgTCAGCCTCAGACACACAGACGCTTGATCCAAACTAAACACATATGAGTGTACTTTATAGGCCTACATAATAAAATATCTGGCTTTGTTTTACTTTGACTTTTAACCAATGGCCACCCATTCACAGCTGGTTCTAGATTTAGCCTATATGCTCTAGCCTCCTTGCCAAATGTGTAAGGGTCTTCGTTTAGTTATTTTGACACAACCTATAGGCTATCTGTGTCAGGCCTAGACTTAAGCAACGCATGATGCAAATAATCAGCTGTAATATCCTGGAGGccactacactcttaaaaataaaagcgcTTCataaggttctttgatgccatagaataacCAATATAACTTccactttctgtttcacaaaaggttctttgtagcgaaaaagggttcttcagataataaaaaggtaagaaagagatggttctttgtggaaccaaaaatggttcttctatggcatcgctgtgaagaaccttttaagcacctttatctTTTAGAGTGTATAGCCCATATCACGGACAGCATCATGTGACATGTTGCTTTTATTCCAGATTACATACTAAATCAAAGTTATTGTTTTTACAACTCTGCTGTAACTTGCCCATGGTGTTGTGCAATGCTGACTCATAGCATACCGTCAGGTATTTGGGTTAAATTCTACAGAATCATTTATATGTAGACATTACAAGATTATTTCCACATTCAAACACATCcctttttttatctaaaaagaaATTCTCTTTAGGCTCACTTAAATGGATTCTACAATACATGTAACTGTCACGCTCTCAGTTGGTGTTCCCCTGTTATTTTGGACTTAGGTTATTTCCTGTTTGCGTACCATGtttgtagtcttttgtagttttttgtgttaattagtttccccaggtgtttcttgtttccttgttatcccagtgtatttaagccccagtgtttcctttgtttggtgttgGTCTTTGTTTTATGCTTGGTTCAatctgtggattaccttggtttgtttggcatttattaattacattttttaattgccTGGTTTATTATTGTAACAGTAACTACCATGCCATGGGCATTTTGATTAATTTAGGGAGATTTTGAAGATATAATTCAGTtgttgtattgtatatttagaCAATAGATTAAATTGTTCACAAAATAAGAACGTGACCTGCTGTGCAttcattgtttttgtctttcatgGTCAGCTCTTTTTAGGCTGACAAGTGGAAAAATCAGTTATTTGGaacattacagaaaaagatTGGACTCTTGTATTTTGTACActcaaaaacacattaaacacagACTGGGTGACATACACCTCTTGCATAAAACATCTTACGAaccatacaaaaacatttaatactTTATTCAAGTGTTGTGGTGTTGTGTATGGCCTGTGCTACTTTGAAAATATCAACACAGTTGTGTAGTGCTGACACAAAGCTGTCATATTTGACAGGAAGTGGTTTTGCTTAGACAGGAAATGACAATGGTTTCTCCATTTATTATTTCACAGTATAGAAAAAGGAGTGTTCCTCTGCatgcacaaaaataatatataggAAATAGGTATTTTCTCTGTAAAGTTTCTGTGAACATGGCTAATTTGTCAGTATAGCAAATTGTTGTTATTCAGGTCTTAACAAATTATAAATCtacaactatttattttatatatttaatgacaAATCAAATTTATGGAAGTGGTGACATTAAATTATGTCTCAGAGTCTCAGTTACAAAACTTACAAAAGCAGTGTTTTAAAACAACCTTCACGCTTTATATAGGCTACTGAAACATACAATGGGTTTATTGCCAAACTCAGATATAACTCATGGTCTCATGGACTAAGGATGACTACTGTGAAAGAATGTCCTAAGCACAAAACAACAGATGTTTTACTCATATTTCATGTATAACCACGTGATGCTATTTCTCAAGATAAAAGTCttatggggaaaaactaaactgcacTCTCTGCACTTCCTCTCCTTTATGGGTGAAACTATGACGAAATGCCTTATCTCTAATCAAACATACTGAAACAGCAGCTTTACTAAacttcaatttaaaaaaatgaaaagcaaagtAAAGAAGCAGCCCATTCGGGGTAGTCTGAATTCTAGTTTTTTACTTTACTTATTTAGTATTGATAGTCAAATGGTATCAGAAGAATGTCCTATACAATACTTCTGTTAAATTCAAAACTGAGTAGAACCAAGATACACAAATAGAGATACAGGGAAGCAGCGGTTTAAGATTACTGAAATATCTAAAGGAAGTGCAATAAGTTTGGGTTATGCTTTGCGGGTCAACCGCTCTTAACATATTGTACTAGTTTAACTGTctgtttaaaatacattagttGCACAGTTCACTCCTTAAAACACATCATGTGTGTTTCTCAGCAAAAATATCTCCTAAGACATTCTTGAAGATTATGGACGTTAAATGCAATTGAGTGctaaatatatatacgtatatacacTGTTAGACTTTTCATTGTATTTTTGCGGCAACTCACTGGCAGCACTATTGCCAGTGACTTACTGTAAGTACCCCTCTACAGTAGCTTAGCTGTATATGTACAGCTGTGGCCAAAATTTTTGAGAattacacaaatattaattttcacaaagtctGCTGCCTCAGTTTTTATGATGGCGAATTGCATATACTCCAGAATGTTATGAAGAGTCATCAGAtgaatttaattttattgtgaagtccctctttgccatgaaaatgaacttagtccaaaaaaacatgtacattccaTTTCAACCCTGCCACAAAAAGACCAGCTGACATCATATCAGTGATTCTCTGGTTAACACAGGTGAGAGTGTTGACAAGGACAAACCTGGAGATCACTCTGTAATGCTGATTGAATTAGAATAACAGACTGGAAGCTTTAAAAGGAGGGTGGTGCTGGAAATCATTGTTCTTCCTCTGTGCACCTGCAAGGAAACACGTGCAGTCATCATTGCTTTGCACAAAAAGGATTCACAGGCAAGGCTATCGCTGCTAGTAAGATTGCacctacatcaaccatttatcaGATCATCAGAAACTTCAAGGAGAGAGGTTCAATTGTTGGGAAGAAGGCTTCAGGGCGCCTAAGAAAGTCCAGCAAGCGCCAGGATCGTCTTCTACAGTTGATTCAGCTGCGAGATCGGGGCACCAGCAGTGCAGAGCTTGCTCAGGAATGGCAGCAGGCAGGTGTGAGTGCatctgcacgcacagtgaggcGAAGACTTCTTGAGGATGGCCTGGTGTCAAGAAGGGCAGCAAAGAAGCCACTTCTCTCTAGGAAAAACATCAGGGACAGACTGATATTCTGCAAAAGGTACAGGGATTGGACTGCTGAGGACTGGggtaaagtcattttctctgatgaATCCCCTTTCCGATTGTTTGTGGCATCCGGAAAAAAGATTGTCCGGAGAAGAAAAGGTGAGCGCTACAATCAGTCCTGTGTCATGCCAACAGTAAAGCATCCTGAGACCATTCGTGTGTGGGGTTGCTTCTCAGGCAAAATTGTGACTGAACCTACTCACCTGGCTAATAACACAGCCGTGAAAAAAGAATAGTAAAAACACATCCTCCGAGAGCAACTTCACCCAAccatccaagaacagtttggtgatgATCAATGCTTTTTCCAGCATTATGGAGCACCTTGCCATAAGGCAAAGGTAAATTGTGGGTCCATGGCCAGGAAACTCCCCAGACCTTAATCCCATTGAGAACTTGTGGTCAATCCTCAAGAGGCGGGTGGACAAACAAAAACCTACAAATTCTGGCAAACTCCAAGCATTGATTATGCAAGAATGGGCTGCCATCAGTGAGGATGTGGCCCAgaagttgattgacagcatgcccGGGCGAATTGCAGAGGTCTTGAAAAAGAGGGTtcaacactgcaaatattgagtctttgcataaacttaatgtaattgtcaataaaagcctttgacacttatgaaatgcttgtaattatacttaagtataccatagtaacatctgacaaaaacataaaaatcactgaagcagtagactatatttgtgtcattctcaaaacttttggccacgactgtactTTACAGTAATATGACTTTACTGCAACttctttttacagtataatatcAATACTGTAATAtctttgtacagtataatactCTTACCACAATTTGGCTTCACAGTATAATAACCTTACAGTAATTATAACTTGCTAAATAGTATTGTAAAATGCATTCCTTCATAataattttacaattatttgtatttcatattattatacaatatgtGGCACTAGCAGTACAAAATCTCTATAATTAGTTTACATGAATAcggtaacatttttaaattcaaaataagtGACATAAGTCCATGTACAACAGTAATCTTTTTTATTCAGTACATTATTATTAGTTACATCCATTAATAATGGCTTTTTTAACAATGTGATACATCAGTGCCTGATGGCAACTGATAAAATcataacaataaaacagtatCTTTAAGAATAATCAAACAATAagtcaaaaactgtaaatacAGCCAATATTATGGTTCAAAATCtattatatataacaaaacacaccAGTATAATGTTACAGGCACAAAGCTTACAAGATCCATTCTAGGCTTGTCTCTGTTCTGGTGCTGAACTGGCACTGGTACATTGCTAGACAGATGATCTGaagagaaacaaaaagaaaacgtgTGAGAAATGGTCATGGATTTTCTCTCATTTAAACTGTCATTTAAACTCATTTAAACCAAAAGCCAATGGATACATTCTTTATATGTATCATTTCCTATAAAATAGCATATGCATTGAATTACTCACCTTTGTACCATCACCCGCATAGTGCATGCTGATACTCCAGATTAACACACGACAAAGGCATACAGATGGATAGCTTCAAGACCTAGCCCTCAATGCTGACCATCCTGTAGGTTGCAGACATCAAAATAcaccatgaaataaaaacatcagctCATTTATGGCATTTAATAGAATATCACAACATACTCTCACAATATAGAATTTTTCATACCTAGCATAATAACTTGTGGTCTGTGTTGTCACCTCAGACATCTTGGTGGAGGTTGGCTGCAAATCCAAAACGTAAAGCCTTTCAGATATTGCAAGTAATTTCTATTAAAGAGAAacagaataaatgaaataaagatttgTACCTGTTCTTGAAGGCTACTTCATCAACTGAAGAATGGCAATGATGGAGACCTGGTAGGTGTACATTCCTTTTTGACAGAGcaggtgtcatggctctgcttcatttagtcatgtctttcttggtcctgtagcagagccatggcaaagtctttggttatgtgtggagagaaacatattattgtccttttgacaataatatgcgttctctccagtgtctcgtcattggcccctcTACTCTCGTTTCCtagttaactttccctgagtgttttattacccacacctgccctgtgttaattatccctcgtttgtcctccctatatataccctcttgtttctttgtcctgtgctcgtgtattacgttgtgtttgTGGATGTACCGTGTCGTGTGCCTTGGATCTTGTGTGCTACGTTACACTGTGGATTACCTGTTGTGGATACCCTTGTCTTGTCTCGCATCGCTTTTCATTTAGACATTGTGTCGCtagtttgtttggttattttttgctccCCTGtgagaagtgttttgttttaatttatgttttgttatcgtatccgtttttccccatcgtgggtttttgtttcgtttttgtgtttaaataaatgtccttttttgttaaccccttcactgcctgcctgcgcttgggttctctccacACCTCTCCGTGACAGCAGGGCTTTGATGTCTTTGTTCCATTTAAGGCTCttctgtttttgaaaacaaaacaaaaatgggcAGAATAAAATTACTTGGTTGTAATCATATTATACGTTACACAATTttctttccccaaaaccatACATTAAATCCAGCATACTGCCACATAACATAGGGGTTTGTTGAGAATATTTTACCATTCTCACAACTTATGTAGTCATTATTGTGTGAGTTAATAAAGACAGGTCAACCTACTCATGCTCAAATGTTACTCGGGGGTTCAATCTTGCGAGGACGCAGACCGGTTATTACAAATGGAACAGCAGAGTACTTGATGCCGTCACTTAACTGCAATATCAAATACATGCAGTCATAGctcttaatatttattttagttttgcttTACATTTAAACGAAGTAAAATGACCGTTagatattaaaaaggaattatATCGCATGGTTAGCAGCTACAGAGACATCACAGCCAGCGGTGAACTTCAGAAGCACTTGCCGATGTGATGCGGCGTTGAGCGGGGTAACTTACATGAGTGCTGAGCGCCGGGTCTCCGAATTCGTCCGCGCCGATTTTTAAAAAGACGCTATCTTTATTAACCCACTGCatatttttaacttaaaaaaacactttctacATTTTGTGACAAAATAACAGTGATATTATAAACTTTAGGCAGTTTTACTGCTCCACTGCTACTGCTGCGCGCGCATGTGAGGAAATATTTCTCCTCAGCAGTAGCGTTAATATTTCATTGAAAATGTAACTAAGCAAAACTAAACGTATACAGGACTTATTAACATTTCGCTAGGTATTTTACTGAAAAACGATTTTAGCAGTTCTCACCTTCTGTCAGCCGCCCACTCCCTCCGGTGTCGGTCGTGCTCATGCCAGGGTTGCCAGCTCCGCGGTTTTTACACTAAACATGCTTTCGCAGTAGTAAGTTCAAATTTGGCTTCAGGCTTGCATGCTTTAGTTatccttttctgtttcttaaacAATTgccaatttaaaatgtttctatatGCTAAAGTTTAAGtgacacatttttaatatcttCACTGATAAAAGTCAGTCTTCAAATACAGCAACAGTACTGCTTTGTGTCATCAGTAGAATACTGTAAATTCCCAAAATACAGTGTGTCATTGTAAATTATAGTATCACGTCATAAAAatacccacaatgcaatgcatatTACAGTAATTAACAACAAAAGATTATAATATTTTACTGGGCATTTTGTGGTAACTAACTGTAAAAAGTCTACAGCAAAGTCTAACAGTGTACTGTTACAGCTTCTAAAACGTTCGATATACAAGTTGCTGCCCCAGTTTCAACTGCTTGACATTATTAATCCTCTCACGCATAGAGGTCACAACAGTGGAGAGCTATTCAAAAAGCCATTTCCTGCATATGCATAGGTTTTAATGGCATAGCTCCACATCGATCACTACAGAGGACACTAGCACATCATCCTACACACTGTCACATTCTCAGAGGTCCACCCAAGTGAAATTAAGTGGAGAATGTGTCAAGAAGCTCAAATATTGTTACAAATGACACTGTATTCATTGGTACTTTCCTCTGTATTAAGCTAATCTGGCATCATAACAGATAGCCACTGAATAAGAATGCTCTGTGCACTGTGCTGACTTTCACAAAACTATGGCAGACCTTCCTGTGTGAGTCGACCGATGTAgcttaaatatgaatattaatataaaaaatataaactgaACAAGCTCAACTTtgtgtatagaccactttgcaaaatgtaaacaacactgaagcacttcctgtttcatttattttctaatttcATATATGCAATTAAAGCggcacacgcggtttctgccaatctcatattaatctcgagtacctatagagtagtactgcatacttcgtatcttcgaagagtatttagtttgatcacatttttaaaagatagatacagctgtacgattatttccgaaagcatacggcgcgtgcggaggggtaggctgaactaaagcaggtgcgcacccattgcaaacaaaacacagacatcagtttcactcaccgcatgcggttcatgtccggcatcttttagcgctgggacggctccatatatcagtttcaaacgatctccaaatccagcgttatatccaccgtttatataacattcatcacccaaatgcagtgaacaaacacctgaacttcgcgaacgtacgctctctctcctgcacacaagtgaaagtgacgtctgcgcatgctccttctcctgctctccttgctaccgcgtgggcgtgccgcgtgatttcacgggagaattgtccaataagagactaagaaaaattgttacaaaacagttttatatgttcgaaaaaaactttccgaaacctgtatgattgctgggggagtgtatcgagcacagaaatactacgtaaaacacccaactcattttttgacaagttgaccatgttaagcatgagaagacagcacgtttaacattgtaaaaaagtcagaatgcatgacacaccgttgcaccacccctttaagctTTAAAGTTTAATTTGAACACTTCGATTCTGTTCTACATAATATGTTAGTTGTATTTCTTTCTTAACACTTGTGTAGTGTGTAAAAActaaaccggaagtgcttctggaccagtgttgtttaagACTACGGAATCACGGTctcattcttaccttgaaatgcAACGGATGTTTATCCGAAATAAAACCTTAATAAGCCTCGATGACATTTGCAGCCTTCACATTAAGACGGACCTAGAGAAACGTATCATTGTGAATAATATAAACAGAAGTCAGTtctgtatgtttatttattggcTTGAAATACATTaatagtacatttttatttcacatcAGTAAACATTTATCATATATGAAAGAACATTgcacataaaaaaaagaatattcaaCTTGtatattgcacatttaaatacattagTGACTGTAAATCATGCAGTTATGCCAGTGAGAGAGTGACGTGCATTAACATAAGTGAGCGAGCTCATAACAAGAGGGTCCTAATGTATGAATGTTCATAAGCTGCATCTAACCCTGGGAAAATGAAAGTTCTGGCACGGTTTAGTATATTTTCCagttgtttgtatttatgtgAAGCACACATGTGAGTTACTAACAGCCCATGTTAATCTGATGTTAGGTGGAGGTGACTATTTTGGATTGAATTCTGTTGATCTTCAGAGGCAGCAGCGAGACCATCTCTTCACTCAACTCTAGCTCGGTTTCTACTGCCTTTCTGGATTCTGGGTTTTCCTCACAGTATTGTACTACAAATTTGTAAGATTCTAAAGAAAGGGTGAGATTTTCCAATTGAGTGGGGAGATGACTGGAGATGAGCTTGGACTGTAGCCTGGCGATACGGAACCTGGCCACCAGCGCTGGTCTCAGCACGTCATCCTCAAGCTTTTCTGGAAATTTGCCTTCTGGTGAGCGGATGGAGTCAAGAAACATCTGATAATACTTCATCGAAGAGGAACACAAGTGGTTAAACTTTTTAATGGTGTGCACATCGAGCTGATCCAGCCTCTCGGCCACAGCCAACTTCAAGTCCATCATCTCATAGTAGGTTTCTGCAAGCTCAAACTGAAGCTGCCGACAGATAAGCAAATAATACTGAGCATTCAAATCCTTGCAGATCGGCTCCATCATGTCAACCCGACGCTTGTGCATCTTACAACGCCGTTCCAAATCCTGTTCGAAGAAGGCTAGGACCTTGAAGAGAGCGCTGTGGTCCTGCAAGATCTCAATGTGATCCGTCACATGACCATCCATTGCAAAATACTCCTTGGCCTGGGCTACGTAGCTCTGACCCACCAGGAAGATGGCACGGGCTTCATCAAAGTCCAAAGGAAACACACTGCTTACTTTCTCTTCCAGGCTGCAAATGGAGTCGAACGTATCGCTTGAACCAAAAAGTATGGCACTCTTTCGTCCCTTCTCTTTGTCATCCTCTTCATTCCGATGTGCTCTCTTCAGTTCATCCTGCCGATCTAAGTCTAGCTCGCCGATATTATCCTGTGCAGCAATAGAAAGTAGTCAGGCAAGACAAAACAGAAAGCTCTCAGAATGTAAAAAATGCACGAAAAACCTGAATACATCCCAAATAACAAGGACTACCTCAAGAAGCTTTTTAGCATCTTGTAGAAGATTGAGGCAATATTTGATCCAGCATCTGGCAATTTCGGCACGCTTCTGAAGCAGCTCTTCACGTCTTTCACTTTCAGCCTCACCTTTGGGGAGATTCATTAGAACGTATTTAATACACACCTACAGTATGTTATGTACAACATAACATACATACTGCTAAAATGCTGAAAGAGATAAGTcatgcaaaaacacaaattaaaaaggcaaatgaattaaaataaccAAGTGAACATTTAGGATTTTTACAATTACCACATCATTCTATTCTGTTTATATTAAAACAGCCCAATGCTTCTtataaaaagtgtttgtttCCTGTCCACTGTTTAGCAAATATCTTATAAACATTCTAATGCAGACTATTTAGCATCCTTGTACTGCAACAAGAGTGTATTCAGGATGCTTACAAATTGAGGATCTGGTGCAATGACATACAACTGACAAGCATGACAACATACTGAATCGCATAGTGTCACAACTAGAGACAGATAGTGTCAAGGGCCATTATTATTTCAACACATTACTGTTACAGTTTCACTGTATGTATGACTACCACAACGCGTGAA comes from the Triplophysa rosa linkage group LG9, Trosa_1v2, whole genome shotgun sequence genome and includes:
- the kifbp gene encoding KIF-binding protein gives rise to the protein MAATQSAEWKAVCEKFRLAQELSEVESKKDPENNPFRSKYKARDLLKEIRCSLKKIEIEEEVSNEADCESGQVVDEGLENDAGKACAGDSPAGLRSARIAVLEYHLGVNHIETEELSAGEQHLMTCMKLIDKCTTTRENVSLYIQARNQLGILWAGRDEIEKAQGYLEIAESMYLLYMKEDGQPPMDLEDFFVPEGEELSQQEKTRRFEMAYTHTLYYLAQVYKNLQQYERAGQYCHTTLQRQLEYKQFVPLEWAINAATLSQYYITKTCFMEARHCLAAASIIATLAGEIPSEAAAKESEAESERREELLQKRAEIARCWIKYCLNLLQDAKKLLEDNIGELDLDRQDELKRAHRNEEDDKEKGRKSAILFGSSDTFDSICSLEEKVSSVFPLDFDEARAIFLVGQSYVAQAKEYFAMDGHVTDHIEILQDHSALFKVLAFFEQDLERRCKMHKRRVDMMEPICKDLNAQYYLLICRQLQFELAETYYEMMDLKLAVAERLDQLDVHTIKKFNHLCSSSMKYYQMFLDSIRSPEGKFPEKLEDDVLRPALVARFRIARLQSKLISSHLPTQLENLTLSLESYKFVVQYCEENPESRKAVETELELSEEMVSLLPLKINRIQSKIVTST